One Glutamicibacter mishrai genomic window carries:
- a CDS encoding serine hydrolase domain-containing protein: MDSVISEDFAPLAQALEARAAEEENYSAQLAIYHRGELVLSHSVGEHLSGDALTCVFSCTKGLSALVVALLVQDGLIDPSAPMTTYWPEFGASGKSALSVGEVLSHQAGVLGVPGGVPSQILLDSAEYAKVLASMPSIWPLGQNIVGYHAITMGVLMEELVRRVTGKELKEVFEERIRKPLGVDVYIGQDPSLESRYRDVLPAVDAPSEFFDPFSPAGLAVNSASGFALADGPVYNWHELANAAQVRELGPASMGGVANAQGLAAIYAASFGAVPSLGAANGFLNADTWAQVSTELVYGHDRTSGLLQAFALGFMKATARNNYGSIFAYGHDGANSSLAFADPAYQLGFGYIPSRNEGPKDTSTGVQLSQLARQLILAKNAKAKSN; this comes from the coding sequence ATGGACTCGGTGATCAGCGAAGATTTCGCACCATTGGCCCAGGCGCTCGAAGCCCGGGCTGCCGAAGAGGAAAACTATTCGGCGCAGCTGGCGATCTATCACCGCGGGGAACTGGTCCTCAGCCACAGCGTGGGCGAGCACCTCTCAGGCGACGCGCTCACCTGCGTCTTCTCCTGCACCAAGGGCCTGAGCGCCCTGGTTGTCGCACTGCTTGTCCAAGACGGGCTCATCGACCCGAGTGCACCCATGACCACCTACTGGCCCGAATTCGGCGCCAGCGGCAAGAGCGCGCTGAGCGTTGGCGAAGTGCTCAGCCACCAGGCCGGCGTGCTCGGCGTCCCCGGGGGAGTGCCCAGCCAGATCCTGCTGGATTCCGCCGAATACGCCAAGGTCCTGGCCTCCATGCCAAGCATCTGGCCGCTGGGGCAGAACATCGTGGGCTACCACGCCATCACCATGGGCGTGCTCATGGAGGAACTGGTCCGCCGCGTCACCGGCAAGGAACTGAAGGAAGTCTTCGAAGAACGCATCCGCAAGCCGCTGGGTGTCGACGTTTATATCGGACAGGATCCCTCGCTGGAATCCCGCTACCGCGACGTCTTGCCCGCAGTAGATGCCCCGAGCGAATTCTTCGACCCGTTCTCCCCGGCCGGCCTGGCCGTGAACTCCGCCTCCGGATTCGCGCTGGCCGACGGCCCGGTCTACAACTGGCATGAACTGGCCAATGCCGCGCAGGTGCGCGAATTGGGCCCGGCCTCCATGGGCGGGGTCGCCAACGCCCAAGGCTTGGCCGCCATCTACGCCGCATCCTTCGGCGCGGTGCCTTCCCTGGGCGCCGCCAACGGGTTCCTCAATGCGGACACCTGGGCGCAGGTTTCCACCGAACTGGTCTACGGCCACGACCGCACCAGCGGATTGCTGCAGGCCTTCGCCCTGGGGTTCATGAAAGCCACCGCCCGCAACAACTACGGCTCCATCTTCGCCTACGGGCATGACGGGGCGAACTCCTCGCTGGCCTTCGCCGACCCCGCCTACCAGCTGGGCTTCGGCTACATCCCTTCACGCAATGAAGGGCCCAAGGACACCTCCACCGGGGTGCAGCTGAGCCAATTGGCGCGCCAGCTCATCCTGGCGAAGAACGCCAAGGCGAAATCAAACTAG
- a CDS encoding APC family permease: MTVDSDTPVPQSQDAELKRVIGPKLLLFLIMGDIIGAGIFAITGKVAGQVGGAAWLPFLVAFAIATLTAFSYLELVTKYPHAAGAALYVHKAFGIHFVTFIVAFTVACSGITSAATSATLVGQNLLIGFGQFIDGVPTTPQAGMWAAIIIIVILALINLRGVGESVKFNLVLTIVSLAIMAVIIGIGFSVIASGQGDISRLVVFETPSDRSLFAAVTMGTAIAFFAMVGFEDSVNLVEETKNPNKIFPKIMLIGLGLCAVIYMLVAITVIMVIPTGDLLNPKNPDAGILLDVVRIGAPNIPIDTIFPFVTVFAVVNTALMNMLMASRLLYGMARQGVLPQFLGKVHSTRRSPWVAILFSTALAIALVAYVNLDSENGIVGSLGGTTALLLLCVFAVVNVSLLVLRRDKAPADAFRAPTIIPILGVVFCLFLAGPWARSRADWVQYEIAGLLLVIGVVLWAVTWLVNRINYKKGNIETRPGYYT; the protein is encoded by the coding sequence ATGACTGTGGATAGTGACACGCCAGTACCCCAGAGCCAGGATGCAGAACTCAAGCGGGTGATCGGCCCTAAGCTGCTGCTATTCCTCATCATGGGCGATATCATCGGCGCAGGCATTTTTGCTATTACCGGCAAGGTGGCAGGACAGGTCGGCGGCGCAGCATGGCTGCCCTTCCTGGTTGCCTTCGCCATCGCGACCCTCACTGCTTTCAGCTACCTGGAACTGGTGACCAAATACCCTCACGCCGCCGGAGCCGCACTGTATGTGCACAAGGCTTTCGGTATCCATTTTGTCACCTTCATCGTGGCCTTCACCGTGGCGTGCTCTGGCATTACCAGTGCTGCCACGTCGGCGACCCTGGTGGGGCAAAACCTGTTAATCGGCTTCGGCCAGTTCATTGACGGCGTGCCGACCACCCCTCAGGCAGGGATGTGGGCAGCCATTATCATCATCGTGATCCTTGCCCTGATCAACCTGCGTGGCGTGGGCGAGAGCGTGAAGTTCAACCTGGTGCTGACCATCGTTTCGCTGGCCATCATGGCAGTGATCATCGGCATCGGATTCTCAGTCATTGCCTCCGGCCAGGGCGATATCAGCCGCCTGGTGGTCTTCGAAACCCCATCGGATCGCAGCCTGTTCGCCGCGGTGACCATGGGTACGGCCATCGCCTTCTTCGCAATGGTCGGCTTCGAGGATTCGGTGAACCTGGTGGAAGAGACCAAGAACCCGAACAAGATCTTCCCTAAGATCATGCTCATCGGCTTGGGCTTGTGCGCTGTGATCTACATGCTGGTGGCCATCACCGTGATCATGGTGATCCCTACCGGCGACCTGCTGAACCCGAAGAACCCGGATGCCGGCATCCTGCTGGACGTGGTGCGCATCGGCGCTCCGAACATCCCGATCGATACCATCTTCCCGTTCGTGACCGTCTTCGCGGTGGTTAATACCGCGCTGATGAACATGCTCATGGCCAGCCGTCTGCTCTACGGCATGGCTCGCCAGGGCGTGCTGCCGCAGTTCCTGGGCAAGGTCCACTCCACTCGCCGCTCCCCTTGGGTAGCGATCCTGTTCAGCACCGCTTTGGCGATTGCCTTGGTGGCTTACGTGAACCTGGATAGCGAGAACGGCATTGTTGGTTCGCTCGGTGGCACCACCGCGCTGTTGTTGCTCTGCGTCTTCGCGGTAGTCAACGTTTCACTGCTGGTTTTGCGCCGCGACAAGGCGCCAGCCGACGCCTTCCGCGCACCTACCATCATCCCGATTCTGGGTGTGGTCTTCTGCCTGTTCCTGGCCGGTCCGTGGGCACGTTCCCGCGCCGACTGGGTGCAGTATGAGATTGCCGGCCTGCTGCTGGTGATTGGCGTGGTCCTGTGGGCGGTGACCTGGCTGGTCAACCGCATCAATTACAAGAAGGGCAACATCGAAACGCGCCCTGGCTACTACACATAA
- a CDS encoding RNase H family protein: MTIIAAADGSALGNPGPAGWAWYVDEENWAAGGWDHGTNNMGELQAVLELFRSTAHLPDEELKILCDSQYAINCISKWMPGWKKRGWKKADGKQVLNQDILKELDAAIQGRKYTFEWVKGHAGHELNEAADDHARAAAIAHQEGTAPDAGPGYTGGAGPAAATPAKAPASEAEQAAPAVPAAGADFAATVYELELGFLDPQIRTNFTELKDFLHPSYQEVTRHGGLLDVASISALLDAGSALPSTGDMQVLATRQISDEMVLLAYRMKPADAQVLVVSSWWQLGANGWKLRFRQETFQQQA; the protein is encoded by the coding sequence ATGACGATCATTGCTGCTGCAGATGGATCCGCCCTCGGCAACCCAGGACCGGCCGGTTGGGCCTGGTACGTGGATGAAGAGAACTGGGCCGCAGGCGGCTGGGACCACGGAACCAACAACATGGGCGAACTCCAAGCCGTCCTCGAGCTCTTCCGTTCCACCGCGCACCTGCCGGATGAAGAACTGAAGATCCTCTGCGATTCGCAGTACGCCATCAACTGCATCAGCAAATGGATGCCCGGCTGGAAGAAGCGCGGCTGGAAAAAAGCCGACGGCAAGCAGGTGCTTAACCAGGACATCCTCAAGGAACTCGACGCCGCGATCCAGGGCCGGAAGTACACCTTTGAATGGGTCAAGGGGCATGCGGGCCACGAACTGAACGAAGCAGCCGATGACCACGCACGCGCCGCGGCCATCGCCCATCAGGAGGGAACCGCCCCGGATGCCGGCCCTGGCTATACCGGCGGTGCCGGCCCAGCTGCTGCCACCCCCGCCAAGGCCCCGGCCTCCGAAGCAGAGCAGGCCGCACCAGCAGTGCCAGCTGCGGGAGCTGACTTCGCGGCCACCGTCTACGAACTGGAACTAGGGTTCCTCGACCCGCAGATCCGCACCAACTTCACCGAGCTCAAGGACTTTTTGCACCCGAGCTATCAAGAAGTGACCCGGCACGGCGGCCTGCTTGATGTCGCCAGCATTTCAGCCCTTCTGGATGCGGGATCCGCCCTGCCCAGCACCGGGGACATGCAGGTCTTGGCCACCCGCCAGATCAGCGACGAAATGGTTCTGCTGGCCTACCGGATGAAGCCGGCCGACGCCCAGGTGCTCGTGGTTTCCTCGTGGTGGCAATTAGGTGCCAACGGCTGGAAGCTGCGCTTCCGCCAGGAAACCTTCCAACAGCAGGCCTAG
- a CDS encoding glutathione S-transferase C-terminal domain-containing protein produces MSEDYSTKGAYVTGGEFTRDTNYIQDRIVADTNPASYSSENNNSKIGHPDAGVSDGAQLWPVEAGRYRLVAARACPWANRTLIVRRLLGLEDALSIGLPGPTHDARSWTFDLDPEGKDPVLGTERIQENYFKRFADYPRGITVPAIVDIPSGAVVTNDYPQITWDLSTQWKQFHREGAPNLTPSDQLEEMLPLIKRIFTEVNNGVYRAGFAGDQNAYNDAYNRLFETLDFLEERLSTRRFLMGDHITEADVRLFTTLVRFDPVYHGHFKANRNKLIEMPNLWGYARDLFQMPGFGDTIDFEQIKAHYYVVHEDINPTQIIPQGPALDNWLEAPEREQLAETGPWLDGTAPDEVRPEERVQSGHNPMYPA; encoded by the coding sequence ATGAGCGAGGATTATTCGACCAAGGGTGCCTATGTCACCGGCGGAGAATTCACCCGGGATACCAACTACATCCAGGACCGGATCGTGGCGGATACCAACCCGGCCAGCTACAGCAGCGAGAACAACAACAGCAAGATCGGCCACCCGGATGCCGGAGTTTCCGACGGAGCCCAGCTCTGGCCAGTTGAAGCCGGACGCTACCGGCTGGTCGCTGCGCGTGCCTGCCCATGGGCCAACCGCACGCTGATCGTTCGCCGCCTGTTGGGCCTGGAAGACGCGCTGTCCATCGGCCTGCCCGGCCCCACCCATGATGCTCGCAGCTGGACCTTCGATCTGGATCCAGAAGGCAAAGACCCGGTGCTTGGCACCGAGCGCATCCAGGAGAACTACTTCAAGCGCTTTGCCGACTACCCGCGCGGAATCACCGTCCCGGCCATCGTGGATATCCCGTCCGGCGCAGTGGTGACCAACGACTACCCGCAGATCACCTGGGATCTTTCAACCCAGTGGAAGCAATTCCACCGCGAGGGCGCACCCAACCTCACCCCGAGCGACCAGCTCGAAGAAATGCTACCGCTGATCAAGCGCATCTTCACCGAGGTCAATAACGGGGTCTATCGCGCTGGCTTCGCCGGTGACCAAAACGCCTATAACGACGCCTACAACCGGCTCTTCGAGACCTTGGACTTCCTCGAAGAACGCCTGTCCACCCGCCGCTTCCTCATGGGTGATCACATCACCGAAGCGGATGTGCGCCTCTTCACCACCCTGGTTCGCTTTGATCCGGTGTACCACGGGCACTTCAAGGCCAACCGCAACAAGCTCATCGAGATGCCCAACCTCTGGGGCTACGCACGGGATCTGTTCCAGATGCCAGGCTTCGGCGACACTATCGACTTCGAGCAGATCAAGGCCCACTACTACGTGGTCCATGAAGATATCAATCCAACGCAGATCATCCCGCAAGGCCCGGCCCTGGACAACTGGCTCGAAGCCCCGGAACGCGAGCAGCTAGCCGAGACCGGTCCATGGCTTGATGGCACCGCGCCGGATGAAGTGCGTCCCGAAGAGCGCGTACAGTCCGGGCATAACCCGATGTACCCGGCCTAG
- a CDS encoding MarR family winged helix-turn-helix transcriptional regulator, with translation MKSDETRWLTESEQDLWRTIREFLWLFPSAMDRQLVRDSQMQSGEYSVLAVLSEASDPSLRPADVAQVLRWDRSRLSHLLRRMEGKGLISRCSDETDGRGHQIALTDLGRETIENAAPSHVTFVRETLFDSLNATERRALETALPKILESIEQQGFKDTSC, from the coding sequence ATGAAGAGCGATGAGACCCGCTGGCTGACCGAGAGCGAGCAGGACCTCTGGCGCACGATCCGCGAATTCCTTTGGCTGTTCCCCAGCGCAATGGACCGCCAGCTGGTGCGCGATTCCCAGATGCAATCCGGGGAATACTCTGTTCTGGCAGTGCTTTCCGAAGCATCCGATCCAAGTCTACGGCCTGCCGACGTCGCCCAGGTGCTGCGCTGGGATCGTTCGCGCCTCTCCCACCTGTTGCGCCGCATGGAAGGCAAGGGCCTGATCAGCCGCTGCTCCGATGAAACCGACGGGCGCGGACATCAAATCGCGCTGACCGATCTCGGAAGGGAAACCATCGAAAACGCGGCGCCAAGCCACGTGACCTTCGTGCGCGAAACCCTCTTTGATTCCTTGAATGCCACCGAGCGCCGCGCCTTGGAAACCGCGCTGCCCAAGATCCTTGAATCCATCGAGCAG